A window of the Dermacentor variabilis isolate Ectoservices unplaced genomic scaffold, ASM5094787v1 scaffold_12, whole genome shotgun sequence genome harbors these coding sequences:
- the LOC142566365 gene encoding uncharacterized protein LOC142566365 isoform X2 yields the protein MEGEGHGIQERERFSQRTSRFVKRNASRVRFFSWKPHYPSGSLKAAAAAKVSYFIITSNEVNVYGHLDYYDAYLEVYAPSVTVGRRKAAAKVPKEVEKSSIDRETSLGEELACGSPGSTAPASQQPMLPAPPSQISSNATTAANFMYLDDGTPR from the exons ATGGAAGGTGAGGGCCATGGAATTCAAGAAAGAGAAAGATTTTCTCAGAGAACGAGTCGTTTCGTTAAGAGAAATGCCTCGAGAGTAAGATTTTTCAGT TGGAAGCCACACTACCCCAGCGGCTCTCTCaaggctgcagcagcagcaaaggtTTCATATTTTATTATTACTTCTAATGAAGTGAATGTATATGGCCATTTGGATTATTACGATGCATACTTGGAAGTATATG CCCCATCTGTGACAGTGGGCAGACGCAAAGCTGCTGCCAAAGTCCCCAAGGAAgtggaaaagagcagcattgacagAG AAACCTCGCTTGGTGAGGAGTTGGCTTGTG gttCCCCTGGATCCACAGCTCCTGCTTCGCAGCAGCCAATGTTGCCTGCACCACCAA GCCAAATCAGCAGCAATGCAACAACAGCTGCTAACTTCATGTACTTGGATGATGGCACT CCACGCTGA
- the LOC142566365 gene encoding uncharacterized protein LOC142566365 isoform X1, which yields MEGEGHGIQERERFSQRTSRFVKRNASRVRFFSWKPHYPSGSLKAAAAAKVSYFIITSNEVNVYGHLDYYDAYLEVYAPSVTVGRRKAAAKVPKEVEKSSIDRETSLGEELACGESLFLLWLAHPKAGFPWIHSSCFAAANVACTTKPNQQQCNNSC from the exons ATGGAAGGTGAGGGCCATGGAATTCAAGAAAGAGAAAGATTTTCTCAGAGAACGAGTCGTTTCGTTAAGAGAAATGCCTCGAGAGTAAGATTTTTCAGT TGGAAGCCACACTACCCCAGCGGCTCTCTCaaggctgcagcagcagcaaaggtTTCATATTTTATTATTACTTCTAATGAAGTGAATGTATATGGCCATTTGGATTATTACGATGCATACTTGGAAGTATATG CCCCATCTGTGACAGTGGGCAGACGCAAAGCTGCTGCCAAAGTCCCCAAGGAAgtggaaaagagcagcattgacagAG AAACCTCGCTTGGTGAGGAGTTGGCTTGTGGTGAGTCTCTTTTCCTTCTCTGGCTGGCACATCCAAAGGCAGG gttCCCCTGGATCCACAGCTCCTGCTTCGCAGCAGCCAATGTTGCCTGCACCACCAA GCCAAATCAGCAGCAATGCAACAACAGCTGCTAA